Proteins found in one Sorghum bicolor cultivar BTx623 chromosome 1, Sorghum_bicolor_NCBIv3, whole genome shotgun sequence genomic segment:
- the LOC8080438 gene encoding pectinesterase, which translates to MPSSDGGQSSSRLVVGVLSACLLVAMVIGTVVFFVNEMAGYGSESKRSMSKTMRSVELFCAPADFQGTCRDTLESALSRTDPAEHPHAAAAAAITAVERALAEGFNRTSVLDAVRQSNDTLVWEAIRDCRMLLEDCQGNVQRALSSIAWRGVDGPAQDLQSWLSAVITFQGSCVDMFPKGEVRDEVNATMEKAREISSNALAIIKQGAALASMIDINGGPDDGDDDANGKGERQLEEEGEPASSASSVPTWVPSEERKLLGVKGGRRKAALTPNVTVAKDGSGDFANISAALDAMPEKYTGRYFIYVKEGVYDEMVNITGRMANVTMYGDGSKRSVVTGNKNIVDGVRMWRTATFAVDGDSFMAMKLGIKNTAGVEKQQALALRVKGDKAIFFNCRIEGNQDTLFAQAYRQFYRSCVISGTVDFIMGDAAAVFQRCLLVVRQPRQGQPAVVTAQSRRDHQQTTGFVIHRCQIVADEELAGSNKNKSGSSALVTTYLGRPWKEYARTVVMESIIGGFVHGQGYMPWEGKDDLGTAFFGEFRNGGDGANATGRKEMKGFHVMGKDKALRFTVGHFLHGADWIPETGTPVSLGLSGEEE; encoded by the exons ATGCCGTCGTCCGATGGCGGCCAGTCAAGCAGCAGGCTCGTCGTCGGCGTGCTCTCGGCGTGCCTGCTGGTGGCCATGGTCATCGGGACGGTGGTGTTCTTCGTGAACGAGATGGCCGGCTACGGCTCGGAGAGCAAGCGCAGCATGAGCAAGACGATGCGCAGCGTGGAGCTCTTCTGCGCGCCCGCCGACTTCCAGGGCACCTGCCGCGACACGCTGGAGTCGGCGCTGTCGCGGACGGACCCTGCCGAGCAcccgcacgccgccgccgccgccgcgatcaCCGCCGTGGAGCGCGCGCTGGCGGAGGGCTTCAACCGGACGTCGGTGCTGGACGCGGTGCGGCAGAGCAACGACACCCTGGTGTGGGAGGCCATCCGCGACTGCCGGATGCTCCTGGAGGACTGCCAGGGCAACGTGCAGCGCGCGCTGTCCAGCATCGCGTGGCGCGGCGTGGACGGGCCCGCGCAGGACCTCCAGTCCTGGCTCAGCGCGGTGATCACGTTCCAGGGCTCCTGCGTCGACATGTTCCCCAAGGGGGAGGTCCGCGACGAGGTGAACGCCACCATGGAGAAAGCGAGGGAGATCTCCAGCAACGCCCTCGCCATCATCAAGCAGGGCGCCGCACTGGCCTCCATGATCGACATCAACGGCGGccccgacgacggcgacgacgacgcgaACGGCAAGGGCGAACGTCAGCTGGAGGAAGAGGGGGAAcccgcgtcgtcggcgtcgtccGTCCCGACGTGGGTGCCCAGCGAGGAGAGGAAGCTGCTCGGCGTCAAGGGCGGCAGGCGCAAGGCCGCGCTCACGCCCAACGTGACGGTGGCCAAGGACGGCAGCGGCGACTTCGCCAACATCTCGGCCGCCCTGGACGCCATGCCGGAGAAGTACACCGGCAGGTACTTCATCTACGTCAAGGAAGGCGTGTACGACGAGATGGTCAACATCACCGGCAGAATGGCCAACGTCACCATGTACGGCGACGGGTCCAAGAGGTCCGTCGTGACGGGCAACAAGAACATTGTGGACGGCGTCAGGATGTGGAGAACTGCAACTTTTG CGGTAGACGGCGACAGTTTCATGGCGATGAAGCTGGGCATCAAGAACACGGCGGGGGTGGAGAAGCAGCAGGCGCTGGCGCTGCGGGTGAAGGGCGACAAGGCCATCTTCTTCAACTGCCGGATCGAGGGCAACCAGGACACGCTCTTCGCGCAGGCGTACCGGCAGTTCTACCGCAGCTGCGTCATCTCCGGCACCGTGGACTTCATCATGGGCGACGCGGCGGCGGTGTTCCAGCGCTGCCTGCTGGTGGTGCGGCAGCCGCGGCAGGGACAGCCGGCGGTGGTCACCGCGCAGTCGCGGCGGGACCACCAGCAGACCACGGGCTTCGTCATCCACCGGTGCCAGATCGTCGCCGACGAGGAGCTCGCCGGCAGCAACAAGAACAAGTCCGGGTCGTCGGCGCTGGTCACGACGTACCTGGGCCGGCCGTGGAAGGAGTACGCGAGGACGGTGGTGATGGAGTCCATCATCGGCGGGTTCGTGCACGGCCAGGGGTACATGCCGTGGGAGGGCAAGGACGACCTGGGCACGGCCTTCTTCGGCGAGTTCaggaacggcggcgacggcgccaaCGCCACCGGGCGGAAGGAGATGAAGGGGTTCCACGTGATGGGCAAGGACAAGGCGCTGCGGTTCACGGTGGGCCACTTCCTGCACGGCGCCGACTGGATACCGGAGACCGGCACGCCGGTGAGCTTAGGCTTGTCCGGCGAGGAAGAGTAA